Sequence from the Xenorhabdus nematophila ATCC 19061 genome:
TTATCACGACGTTGCTGTGCAATGCCTGCATATCATCAAAGGCGATGAATATGAAAAGGTGTTGGATGAAGTAGAGAAATTCCGCCCCTGTTTTAAACGGCTGGTTCTGGGAGAACCGCTGCTCAGTCAGTTTGATGACTATGTGCAATTGATGCGGGCACTGCGCCACCAGCTTCCCCGTTTGGCGGAGAATGAATGTGTCGTCTTTATGGGGCATGGAACAACGCATCATGCTTTTTCTGCTTACGCCTGTCTGGATCACCTGATGAGCCATTATTACTTTCCGGCGCGGGTGGGGGCGGTGGAAAGCTATCCTGAGCTTCCTTTGCTTATCAAAGGATTAAAAGAAAAAGGTATTCGCAAGGTTCATCTGATGCCATTGATGCTGGTGGCAGGGGATCATGCCATTAATGATATGGCTTCCAATGAAAAAGGCTCCTGGAAATACCAACTGGAGAAAGCGGGCATAACCGCTATCCCTTGGTTGCAGGGATTGGGCGAAAACTCAATGATCCGGCAGATGTTTGTGGATCACCTGACCCAAGCACTGGGTAACGAGGAGAAAGTCTGGTGAAGAGAGAAATGAAGGACGGAAAACTGTATGTCATGGGTGTTGGTCCCGGTGCCAGTGACCTGATTACCGTGCGGGCAGCCCGCATTCTTGCTCAACTTGACGTGATTTATACCCCGACGGGGAAAAAAGGCAGTCAAAGTCTCGCGCATTCCATCATCGCAGAATATCTTTCGCCAAAAACGGAAGTCTGTACTTACCATTTTTTAATGAAAGCGGATAGGGCGGCAAAAGAAGTTGTGTGGGATGAAGTGGCTCAACGATTGAAAGAGGACGTTGCCAACGGCAGGAAAGTCGGTTTTATCACATTGGGTGATCCCATGCTGTTCAGTACGTGGGTTTTTCTTCTGGAGCGCATGGTATCAGAACAAACAACAATTCCTCGGTGGCTGGAAATTGTTCCGGGGATTACCTCATTTTCCGCGATTGCCGCCGTCAGTGGTATGCCATTGGCGATGGAAAACCAAACGTTGGCCATTATCGCCTGTACAGCACCGGAAGCCGTTTTAGAACAGGCGCTGATTCAGCATGATTGTCTTGTTCTGATGAAAGTCTATTCACGTTTTGCCCGGATACGGGACATTCTGCATCGCCACAATTTACTGAAACATGCCCTGATGATGGCGGATGCGACTTTGCCGACAGAACAGTGCTGGCGAGATCTTGCCACGCTGTCCCCTGATGAGCAGGAACTATCCTATTTTTCAACGATTTTGATTAATAAAAACTGGCAATTATCGAGGTGAGTTATGCAACAACAACTAACGAAGTTTTCGTTATCGGGTGCAGCCATCGCGCTACTTTTGGCTCTGGCACCGCAAGAAGCCTTTGCAATGCACGTGATGGAGGGGTTTTTGCCCCCGATGTGGGCAGTAGCCTGGTGGCTGGCCTTTTTGCCTTGTCTGGCGGTGGGGTTAGTGAGATTGCGCCAGATTGTACAGGAAGACAGTAATCAGAAGGTATTACTGGCGTTGTGCGGGGCATTCATTTTTGTGCTTTCTGCATTGAAAATCCCTTCTGTTACCGGAAGCTGCTCCCATCCAACGGGGGTCGCACTGGCGGTCATTTTGTTCGGGCCTTCTGTTGTGGCGGTATTGGGTGCGATTGTTCTGCTGTTTCAGGCTTTATTGCTGGCACACGGTGGGATCACCACGTTGGGTGCCAATGGTATGTCGATGGCGGTGATTGGCCCACTGGTGGGTTATCTGGTGTGGCGTTTCTCCGGCAAAATGGGGATACGTAAAGATGTTGCTGTCTTCCTCTGTGCTTTTGTGGCGGATATTGCCACTTATACTGTTACGTCTGTGCAGTTGGGGGTGGCTTTCCCTGATCCGCAACTGGGCATGAGCGCAGCTATCCTCAAATTCATGGGTATTTTCTGCCTGACTC
This genomic interval carries:
- the cbiK gene encoding sirohydrochlorin cobaltochelatase, whose product is MKKALLVISFGTSYPETRRNNIEACEQQLASVFPDRELFRAFTSGMIIRKLRQRDGIHVDTPHEALTRLHHAGYHDVAVQCLHIIKGDEYEKVLDEVEKFRPCFKRLVLGEPLLSQFDDYVQLMRALRHQLPRLAENECVVFMGHGTTHHAFSAYACLDHLMSHYYFPARVGAVESYPELPLLIKGLKEKGIRKVHLMPLMLVAGDHAINDMASNEKGSWKYQLEKAGITAIPWLQGLGENSMIRQMFVDHLTQALGNEEKVW
- a CDS encoding cobalt-factor II C(20)-methyltransferase codes for the protein MKDGKLYVMGVGPGASDLITVRAARILAQLDVIYTPTGKKGSQSLAHSIIAEYLSPKTEVCTYHFLMKADRAAKEVVWDEVAQRLKEDVANGRKVGFITLGDPMLFSTWVFLLERMVSEQTTIPRWLEIVPGITSFSAIAAVSGMPLAMENQTLAIIACTAPEAVLEQALIQHDCLVLMKVYSRFARIRDILHRHNLLKHALMMADATLPTEQCWRDLATLSPDEQELSYFSTILINKNWQLSR
- a CDS encoding energy-coupling factor ABC transporter permease, whose product is MQQQLTKFSLSGAAIALLLALAPQEAFAMHVMEGFLPPMWAVAWWLAFLPCLAVGLVRLRQIVQEDSNQKVLLALCGAFIFVLSALKIPSVTGSCSHPTGVALAVILFGPSVVAVLGAIVLLFQALLLAHGGITTLGANGMSMAVIGPLVGYLVWRFSGKMGIRKDVAVFLCAFVADIATYTVTSVQLGVAFPDPQLGMSAAILKFMGIFCLTQLPIAVAEGLLTVLIYDQLVKRQLIQARSF